In Leucoraja erinacea ecotype New England chromosome 11, Leri_hhj_1, whole genome shotgun sequence, the following are encoded in one genomic region:
- the LOC129701575 gene encoding protocadherin-18-like isoform X1 produces MGIGGELRANVCRLSGLPGREWRLRVRVWDGGSPRRSASTVLTVSFVPAATGSLAPAAVTGLALAAVCAALLPVALLLRSVCGDRWRRRRRDGGAYNCRRAETDYRPQPRRPERLIHKTDIALLPTSRRAEPPSDPLPLPAAGLSGTEPLTPSPGRQRHRHRQLLRELVRLSRAGCPDGSLDLAAGSPHVQQISQLLSLLHQGQFQARPNFRGNKYLKTCRGTGAEADQPTRKDSGQGESEGGDSDSDVGSTPPLHELLNEGLNGLLARGSWATSPGQGGGAGRGERLSLEDLFWALPSTLPSDYKENVYSLESETVPETVDGERTTFSTFGKGVPEHGAAFLTEMAVLFHQLLGQSPQPGSHLEPHLPDHGQVSERSSDGRLPSLHESPEQRAGSEPPAQ; encoded by the exons ATGGGAATCGGCGGCGAGCTCCGGGCCAACGTGTGCCGCCTGTCGGGGCTGCCCGGCCGGGAGTGGCGGCTCCGGGTGCGGGTCTGGGACGGCGGCAGCCCCCGGCGCTCGGCCAGCACCGTCCTCACCGTCTCCTTCGTCCCCGCCGCCACCGGGAGCCTGGCACCGGCCGCCGTCACCGGACTCGCCCTCGCAGCCGTCTGCGCGGCCCTTCTGCCCGTTGCGTTGCTGCTACGCTCCGTTTGCGGTGaccggtggcggcggcggcggcgagacGGCGGCGCCTACAACTGCCGGCGGGCGGAGACCGACTACCGGCCGCAGCCCCGCCGCCCCGAGCGGCTCATCCACAAAACCGACATCGCCCTGTTGCCGACGTCCCGCCGAGCCGAGCCGCCCTCCGACCCGCTCCCGCTGCCCGCAGCCGGGCTGTCCGGAAccgaacccctgacacccagccCGGGCCGCCAGCGGCACCGGCACCGGCAGCTCCTGCGGGAACTCGTCCGCCTGTCCCGGGCTGGTTGTCCCGACGGATCCCTCGATCTGGCCGCCGGCTCGCCGCATGTCCAG CAGATCTCGCAGCTTCTCTCTCTACTCCACCAGGGCCAGTTCCAGGCCAGGCCAAACTTTCggggaaataaatatttaaagacgtgcag GGGGACGGGGGCCGAGGCTGACCAGCCGACTCGGAAGGACAGTGGTcagggagagagcgaggggggagaCAGCGACAGCGATGTTGGATCGACCCCTCCCCTCCACGAGCTGCTgaacgaagggctgaatggcctgctggcCCGAGGAAGCTGGGCAACATCTCCAG GGCAGGGTGGCGGGGCAGGTCGAGGGGAGCGCCTGAGCCTGGAGGACTTGTTCTGGGCTCTGCCCTCGACTCTCCCCTCTGACTACAAGGAGAACGTCTATAGCCTGGAGTCCGAGACGGTGCCGGAGACGGTGGACGGGGAGAGGACAACGTTCTCGACGTTCGGCAAGGGCGTGCCGGAGCATGGGGCGGCCTTCCTCACCGAGATGGCCGTGCTCTTCCATCAGCTCTTGGGGCAGAGCCCCCAGCCCGGCTCCCACCTGGAGCCCCATCTCCCGGACCACGGCCAGGTGTCAGAGCGGTCTAGCGACGGCCGCCTGCCCAGCCTTCATGAGTCGCCGGAACAGAGAGCGGGATCGGAGCCACCGGCTCAGTAA
- the LOC129701575 gene encoding protocadherin-18-like isoform X2, translating into MGIGGELRANVCRLSGLPGREWRLRVRVWDGGSPRRSASTVLTVSFVPAATGSLAPAAVTGLALAAVCAALLPVALLLRSVCGDRWRRRRRDGGAYNCRRAETDYRPQPRRPERLIHKTDIALLPTSRRAEPPSDPLPLPAAGLSGTEPLTPSPGRQRHRHRQLLRELVRLSRAGCPDGSLDLAAGSPHVQISQLLSLLHQGQFQARPNFRGNKYLKTCRGTGAEADQPTRKDSGQGESEGGDSDSDVGSTPPLHELLNEGLNGLLARGSWATSPGQGGGAGRGERLSLEDLFWALPSTLPSDYKENVYSLESETVPETVDGERTTFSTFGKGVPEHGAAFLTEMAVLFHQLLGQSPQPGSHLEPHLPDHGQVSERSSDGRLPSLHESPEQRAGSEPPAQ; encoded by the exons ATGGGAATCGGCGGCGAGCTCCGGGCCAACGTGTGCCGCCTGTCGGGGCTGCCCGGCCGGGAGTGGCGGCTCCGGGTGCGGGTCTGGGACGGCGGCAGCCCCCGGCGCTCGGCCAGCACCGTCCTCACCGTCTCCTTCGTCCCCGCCGCCACCGGGAGCCTGGCACCGGCCGCCGTCACCGGACTCGCCCTCGCAGCCGTCTGCGCGGCCCTTCTGCCCGTTGCGTTGCTGCTACGCTCCGTTTGCGGTGaccggtggcggcggcggcggcgagacGGCGGCGCCTACAACTGCCGGCGGGCGGAGACCGACTACCGGCCGCAGCCCCGCCGCCCCGAGCGGCTCATCCACAAAACCGACATCGCCCTGTTGCCGACGTCCCGCCGAGCCGAGCCGCCCTCCGACCCGCTCCCGCTGCCCGCAGCCGGGCTGTCCGGAAccgaacccctgacacccagccCGGGCCGCCAGCGGCACCGGCACCGGCAGCTCCTGCGGGAACTCGTCCGCCTGTCCCGGGCTGGTTGTCCCGACGGATCCCTCGATCTGGCCGCCGGCTCGCCGCATGTCCAG ATCTCGCAGCTTCTCTCTCTACTCCACCAGGGCCAGTTCCAGGCCAGGCCAAACTTTCggggaaataaatatttaaagacgtgcag GGGGACGGGGGCCGAGGCTGACCAGCCGACTCGGAAGGACAGTGGTcagggagagagcgaggggggagaCAGCGACAGCGATGTTGGATCGACCCCTCCCCTCCACGAGCTGCTgaacgaagggctgaatggcctgctggcCCGAGGAAGCTGGGCAACATCTCCAG GGCAGGGTGGCGGGGCAGGTCGAGGGGAGCGCCTGAGCCTGGAGGACTTGTTCTGGGCTCTGCCCTCGACTCTCCCCTCTGACTACAAGGAGAACGTCTATAGCCTGGAGTCCGAGACGGTGCCGGAGACGGTGGACGGGGAGAGGACAACGTTCTCGACGTTCGGCAAGGGCGTGCCGGAGCATGGGGCGGCCTTCCTCACCGAGATGGCCGTGCTCTTCCATCAGCTCTTGGGGCAGAGCCCCCAGCCCGGCTCCCACCTGGAGCCCCATCTCCCGGACCACGGCCAGGTGTCAGAGCGGTCTAGCGACGGCCGCCTGCCCAGCCTTCATGAGTCGCCGGAACAGAGAGCGGGATCGGAGCCACCGGCTCAGTAA